In Deltaproteobacteria bacterium, one genomic interval encodes:
- the hemG gene encoding protoporphyrinogen oxidase, with product MPRIVIIGAGLSGLATAHYLVRSLSDAGKEAEILLLEADAVPGGKMRTIRQDGFSMEWGPNGFLTNKPHGMELVKELDLGGRLARSSDLARKRFILSDGKLHRLPETPSAFFTSQLLSLPGRLRILWEPFASGPPADVDESLGEFARRRLGPEALEKLIDPMVTGIFAGDPDKMSLRSCFPVIHDLERKYGGLVRGMLGVRKERAKQGVKGEMSAGPGGVLMSFDHGVQALTDTLAGRLSEGLHLNVAVDRIERHGEAYVLSMSADGKREEMAANVVVVAAPAYAAAGMVSPLDEGLSELLAGIPYSPITVAALGYGKATMGNPLDGFGFLIPRGEKRKILGALWDSSVFPNRAPEGKALLRVMVGGVRAPALAALPEPELLDLVRGELGSILGISAEPVLAKTFFHDR from the coding sequence ATGCCTCGTATCGTGATTATCGGGGCCGGCCTTTCGGGGCTGGCGACGGCACATTATCTCGTCAGGTCCCTCTCCGACGCGGGGAAGGAGGCCGAGATCCTGCTGCTGGAGGCCGACGCGGTCCCGGGCGGGAAGATGCGCACGATCCGCCAGGACGGCTTCTCCATGGAGTGGGGCCCGAACGGCTTCCTCACGAACAAGCCGCACGGCATGGAACTGGTGAAGGAGCTCGACCTCGGAGGTCGCCTCGCCCGCTCCTCCGACCTCGCCCGCAAGCGGTTCATCCTCTCCGACGGGAAGCTGCACCGCCTCCCCGAGACGCCGTCGGCGTTCTTTACGTCGCAGTTGCTCTCCCTTCCCGGCCGTCTGCGGATCCTGTGGGAGCCGTTCGCTTCGGGCCCGCCCGCGGACGTCGACGAGTCGCTCGGGGAGTTCGCGAGGCGGCGGCTTGGTCCCGAGGCGCTCGAGAAGCTGATCGACCCGATGGTCACCGGCATCTTCGCAGGCGACCCGGACAAGATGTCGCTGCGCTCCTGCTTCCCCGTGATCCACGACCTGGAGCGAAAGTACGGCGGGCTGGTGCGCGGGATGCTCGGCGTGCGGAAGGAGCGGGCGAAACAGGGCGTGAAGGGAGAGATGTCCGCGGGACCGGGCGGCGTCCTGATGTCGTTCGACCACGGCGTGCAAGCGCTGACGGACACCCTCGCCGGGCGGCTCTCGGAGGGGTTGCACCTGAACGTGGCCGTGGACCGGATCGAGCGGCACGGAGAGGCGTACGTCCTTTCGATGTCCGCCGACGGCAAGCGGGAGGAGATGGCGGCAAACGTGGTGGTGGTCGCCGCGCCGGCGTACGCGGCCGCCGGGATGGTTTCCCCGCTGGACGAGGGACTTTCGGAGCTCCTCGCCGGGATCCCCTATTCACCGATCACCGTAGCCGCGCTGGGGTATGGGAAAGCGACGATGGGCAACCCCCTCGACGGGTTTGGCTTTCTCATCCCGCGCGGCGAGAAGCGGAAGATCCTGGGGGCGCTGTGGGACTCGAGCGTCTTCCCGAACCGGGCGCCGGAGGGAAAGGCCCTGTTGCGCGTGATGGTGGGGGGAGTGCGTGCGCCCGCGCTGGCGGCGCTGCCCGAGCCGGAGCTGCTCGACCTCGTCCGCGGCGAACTGGGGAGTATCCTCGGGATCTCCGCCGAGCCGGTCCTCGCGAAGACGTTCTTCCACGACCG